A window of Microcystis aeruginosa FD4 contains these coding sequences:
- a CDS encoding EF-hand domain-containing protein: MFAQIPERSMHYLRWVVTIAWLILIFSLFFDPISAQLTDPNNLASPLRVDPHVCIKVQGVCLPQSSYQLGAPIFWGIVVPSSIFILLVFGHELWRRICPLSFLSQIPRALGKQRQKKQTDKSGKVRYEIYKVPKNSWLARNYLYLQFSLLFLGLCGRILFDNSDRLVLGSFLIFTILAAIFVGYWYGGKSWCNYFCPMSPVQRIYGEPRGLLNSTAHEDSRGGITQSMCRIVHEDGSEQSACVACQSPCIDIDAERSYWDGITKSDRQWLYYGYFGLVLGYSIYYYLYAGNWDYYFSGAWAHEENQLEALFKPGFYLAGQAIAIPKLVAVPLTLAICTFLGYFLGKKVENAYKVYRIRQKSPLPTEIIRHRVFTFGTFLIFNFFFIFGGRPFINLLPEFWHYFASILPAVLSSLWLHRTWTRNPGLYQREGLAGRLRKQLGKLDLDTAKYLDRRSLDALHADEVYVLAKILPDFTHQKGLKAYKAVLKEALEQGYTDFGHSLEILQQMRLELTITDAEHQAILTELGVESAELLDPEKQYSREDWLRLQSYRDALLESLLVTWKKDPDRKVGSELLEVLTGKSSREAIEHLLTELPAAETETVESLRRQYRVTSQEEETILHRPLSHQLWQNIARAFQVFDRLSFSSDSDREQQERILLERFQLFDSDGSGQISLEELKACIGAIEPGVTDKEIEAMLQQADTSRDNQISFPEFRNLLHQFHK; the protein is encoded by the coding sequence ATGTTTGCACAAATTCCCGAACGTTCGATGCACTATCTGCGATGGGTTGTTACCATCGCTTGGTTAATTCTGATATTTTCTCTGTTTTTTGACCCGATTTCGGCACAATTAACCGATCCTAATAATCTTGCTAGTCCCCTGAGAGTTGATCCCCATGTGTGCATTAAAGTCCAGGGAGTTTGCCTACCCCAATCCTCCTATCAGTTAGGTGCGCCGATTTTTTGGGGAATAGTGGTTCCTAGTAGCATTTTTATCTTATTAGTTTTCGGTCACGAACTCTGGCGGCGTATCTGTCCTTTATCCTTTCTTTCTCAAATACCGCGCGCTTTGGGTAAACAAAGACAGAAAAAACAGACCGATAAATCGGGAAAAGTCCGCTATGAAATCTATAAAGTGCCGAAAAACTCTTGGTTAGCTCGGAATTATCTCTATCTACAATTCAGTCTGTTATTTTTGGGTTTATGCGGACGGATTCTCTTTGATAATTCCGATCGCTTAGTCTTAGGTAGCTTTTTAATCTTTACTATTCTAGCGGCGATCTTTGTTGGTTATTGGTATGGGGGCAAATCTTGGTGTAACTATTTCTGTCCCATGAGTCCGGTTCAAAGAATTTACGGTGAACCGAGGGGTTTACTGAATAGTACCGCTCACGAAGACAGTCGCGGTGGGATTACTCAATCTATGTGTCGCATTGTCCATGAAGATGGTAGCGAACAAAGTGCCTGTGTTGCCTGTCAGAGTCCCTGTATCGATATCGATGCGGAAAGATCCTATTGGGATGGGATTACTAAGAGCGATCGCCAATGGCTTTATTACGGTTATTTTGGCTTAGTTTTGGGCTATTCTATCTATTATTATCTCTATGCTGGCAATTGGGACTATTATTTTTCCGGAGCTTGGGCGCACGAAGAAAATCAACTAGAAGCACTCTTTAAACCGGGTTTTTACCTTGCAGGTCAGGCAATTGCGATTCCGAAGCTGGTAGCTGTCCCCTTAACTTTGGCAATCTGCACTTTTTTGGGTTACTTTCTCGGTAAAAAAGTTGAAAATGCCTACAAAGTCTATAGAATTCGCCAAAAGTCGCCCTTACCGACCGAAATTATCCGTCATCGAGTCTTTACTTTCGGAACTTTTCTGATTTTCAATTTCTTCTTTATTTTCGGTGGTCGTCCTTTTATTAATCTTTTGCCGGAATTTTGGCATTATTTCGCTAGTATTTTACCGGCGGTTTTGAGTAGTTTATGGTTACATCGCACTTGGACAAGAAATCCGGGTCTTTACCAACGGGAAGGACTAGCGGGAAGATTGCGTAAACAGTTAGGTAAACTCGATCTCGATACGGCTAAATATCTCGATCGGCGATCGCTGGATGCTTTGCACGCGGATGAAGTCTATGTGTTGGCCAAGATACTGCCGGATTTCACCCACCAGAAGGGTTTAAAAGCCTATAAAGCCGTGTTAAAAGAGGCTTTGGAGCAGGGATATACTGACTTCGGCCACAGCCTCGAAATCCTGCAACAAATGCGTTTAGAGTTGACGATTACTGATGCGGAACATCAGGCAATTTTAACAGAGTTGGGTGTGGAATCGGCCGAACTTCTCGATCCGGAAAAGCAGTATAGTCGCGAGGATTGGTTACGTTTACAGAGTTATCGCGATGCTTTGTTAGAAAGTTTGTTGGTGACATGGAAAAAAGACCCCGATCGCAAGGTGGGATCGGAATTGCTGGAAGTGTTGACCGGCAAGAGTTCCAGGGAGGCGATCGAGCATTTATTGACGGAATTGCCGGCCGCAGAAACGGAAACTGTCGAGTCTTTGCGTCGCCAGTACAGAGTTACCAGTCAGGAGGAGGAAACCATTCTCCATCGTCCTCTGTCCCATCAATTATGGCAGAATATCGCCCGCGCTTTTCAGGTCTTCGATCGTCTATCTTTTAGTAGTGACAGCGATCGTGAGCAACAGGAGAGGATTTTATTGGAAAGATTTCAGCTATTCGATAGTGATGGTTCGGGACAAATTAGCCTTGAGGAATTGAAAGCTTGTATTGGGGCGATCGAACCGGGGGTGACAGACAAGGAAATCGAAGCTATGTTACAGCAGGCCGATACCAGTCGCGATAATCAGATTAGTTTTCCAGAATTTCGCAACCTACTCCACCAATTCCACAAATAA
- the lepB gene encoding signal peptidase I yields the protein MAESLNHKSEKPSPPPVPQENPWLEAVKTIVTAGILAFGIRTFVAEARYIPSSSMEPTLQINDRLIIEKVSYHFQKPERGDIVVFSPTAALKAQNFQDAFIKRVIGLPGDKVQVKDGLVYVNGKALAEKYIAEEPNYTYGPVTVPPDQYLVLGDNRNNSYDSHAWGFVPRENLIGRAVVRFWPFNRLGGLDNPDAATK from the coding sequence ATGGCTGAAAGCTTGAACCATAAATCCGAAAAACCTTCTCCCCCTCCCGTCCCCCAAGAAAATCCTTGGCTAGAAGCAGTTAAAACCATTGTCACGGCTGGAATTTTGGCTTTTGGCATCCGCACTTTTGTGGCCGAGGCCCGTTATATTCCCTCTTCTTCCATGGAACCCACTCTCCAGATTAACGATCGCCTAATTATCGAGAAAGTTAGCTATCATTTTCAGAAGCCAGAACGGGGTGATATAGTGGTTTTTAGTCCGACAGCCGCTCTGAAAGCTCAAAATTTTCAGGATGCTTTTATTAAACGGGTGATTGGACTGCCGGGGGATAAGGTGCAAGTCAAAGACGGTCTAGTTTACGTCAACGGTAAAGCTTTAGCGGAAAAGTATATTGCCGAAGAACCTAATTATACTTACGGACCGGTGACAGTTCCCCCCGATCAATATCTGGTTTTGGGCGATAATCGCAATAATAGTTATGATTCCCACGCTTGGGGCTTCGTTCCCCGGGAAAACTTAATCGGTCGCGCCGTGGTGCGTTTTTGGCCCTTCAATCGTCTGGGAGGACTTGACAACCCCGACGCTGCCACAAAATAG
- a CDS encoding ribose-phosphate pyrophosphokinase, with translation MRHPMFPAASDSNRLRLFSGSANVSLAQEVARYLGMDVGPMIRKRFADGELYIQIQESIRGCDVYLIQPCCNPVNDHLMELLIMIDACRRASARQITAVIPYYGYARADRKTAGRESIAAKLVANLITEAGASRVLAMDLHSAQIQGYFDIPCDHVYGSPVVVDYLLSKKLPDIVVVSPDVGGVARARAFAKKLSDAPLAIIDKRRQTHNVAEVMNLIGDVKDKTAVLVDDMIDTAGTIAEGARLLKAKGARQVYACATHPVFSGPAIERLSSGIVEEVIVTNTIPVPPEHLFPQLKVLPVAPILGEAIWRIHEDNSVSNMFK, from the coding sequence ATGCGACATCCGATGTTTCCCGCCGCGTCGGACAGCAATCGTCTCCGTCTCTTTTCGGGATCCGCTAATGTATCTCTTGCCCAAGAGGTGGCCCGTTATCTGGGCATGGATGTGGGCCCGATGATTCGTAAACGTTTCGCCGATGGTGAATTGTACATCCAGATTCAGGAATCGATCCGCGGCTGTGATGTCTATTTAATTCAACCCTGTTGCAATCCCGTCAACGATCATTTGATGGAATTGTTGATCATGATTGATGCCTGTCGTCGTGCTTCTGCCCGACAAATTACCGCCGTAATTCCCTATTATGGTTATGCTCGCGCCGATCGCAAAACCGCCGGCCGGGAATCGATCGCCGCTAAACTGGTGGCTAATCTGATCACGGAAGCGGGGGCAAGTCGCGTGTTGGCCATGGATTTGCATTCAGCCCAAATTCAAGGTTATTTCGATATTCCCTGCGATCACGTCTATGGTTCCCCAGTGGTGGTGGACTATCTTCTCAGTAAAAAATTACCCGATATCGTCGTGGTTTCTCCCGATGTGGGTGGGGTGGCTAGGGCGCGGGCTTTTGCCAAAAAACTCAGTGATGCACCCCTAGCAATTATTGATAAACGCCGGCAAACCCATAATGTGGCGGAAGTGATGAACTTGATCGGCGATGTTAAGGATAAAACGGCGGTTTTAGTCGATGATATGATCGATACGGCCGGTACGATCGCTGAAGGGGCGCGGTTACTGAAAGCCAAGGGGGCGCGACAGGTTTATGCTTGTGCCACCCATCCAGTTTTTTCTGGTCCTGCGATCGAGCGTTTATCCAGTGGTATAGTCGAGGAGGTGATCGTTACTAACACGATTCCCGTCCCGCCAGAACATCTTTTCCCGCAACTGAAAGTCTTGCCGGTTGCCCCGATTCTGGGTGAGGCCATATGGCGCATCCATGAGGACAATTCCGTGAGTAATATGTTCAAATAG
- the typA gene encoding translational GTPase TypA — protein MSLPIRNVAIIAHVDHGKTTLVDALLKQSGIFREGEDVPTCVMDSNDLERERGITILAKNTAVRYQDTLINIVDTPGHADFGGEVERVLGMVDGCILIVDANEGPMPQTRFVLKKALEKGLRPIVVVNKIDRPNVDPNLAVDKVFDLFVELGADDDQCDFTTLFASGMQGFAKESLEDEDKDMQPLFEAILHHVPPPAGDVNKPLQLQVTTLDYSEYLGRIVIGRIHNGVIKAGQQAALVKDTGAIVKGKITKLLGFEGLKRVELNEASAGNIVAVAGFADANIGETVTLADDPQALPLIKVDEPTLQMTFSVNDSPFAGQEGTFVTSRQIRDRLMRELETNVALRVEESDSAEKFLVSGRGELHLGILIETMRREGYEFQVSQPQVIYREINGQPCEPYEYLVLDVPEEAVGSSIERLGQRKGEMQDMQTGSNGRTQLEFVIPARGLIGFRGEFIRLSRGEGIMNHSFLEYRPFSGELATRYNGVITAFEEGVATFYALKNAEDRGVFFITPGTKVYKNMIIGESNRPQDVEINICKTKQLTNHRSATGDELVQLQSPVDMSLERALEYIGPDELVEITPKSIRLRKLPVKKLAKR, from the coding sequence ATGTCTCTGCCTATCCGTAACGTTGCTATCATTGCTCACGTTGACCACGGGAAAACCACCCTCGTCGATGCACTCCTCAAACAGTCGGGAATCTTTCGAGAAGGGGAAGATGTACCCACCTGCGTCATGGATTCCAATGACCTCGAAAGAGAACGCGGTATCACCATTCTGGCCAAAAACACCGCCGTTCGTTACCAAGACACCCTAATTAACATCGTCGATACTCCCGGTCACGCCGACTTTGGTGGCGAAGTGGAACGGGTTTTAGGTATGGTAGATGGTTGTATCCTGATTGTCGATGCTAACGAAGGGCCGATGCCCCAAACCCGTTTTGTGCTGAAAAAAGCCCTAGAAAAGGGATTAAGACCAATTGTCGTGGTTAATAAAATCGATCGCCCTAACGTGGATCCTAACCTAGCCGTGGACAAAGTTTTCGATCTGTTTGTGGAACTGGGGGCCGATGACGACCAATGTGATTTTACTACTCTGTTCGCTTCCGGGATGCAAGGATTCGCCAAAGAAAGCCTCGAAGACGAAGACAAAGATATGCAGCCCCTATTTGAGGCGATTTTACACCACGTTCCACCACCGGCCGGGGACGTTAACAAACCCCTACAGTTGCAAGTAACCACCCTCGATTACTCGGAATACTTAGGACGCATCGTTATCGGCCGCATCCATAACGGCGTAATTAAAGCCGGTCAACAGGCCGCTTTAGTAAAGGATACGGGCGCGATTGTCAAGGGGAAAATAACAAAACTTCTTGGTTTTGAAGGCCTCAAACGGGTGGAACTAAACGAAGCCAGCGCCGGTAATATCGTTGCTGTGGCTGGTTTTGCCGACGCTAACATCGGGGAAACGGTAACTTTAGCCGATGACCCGCAAGCTTTACCCCTAATTAAAGTCGATGAACCGACCCTACAAATGACCTTCTCGGTGAACGATTCTCCCTTTGCCGGTCAGGAAGGCACTTTTGTCACCTCGCGGCAAATTCGCGATCGTCTCATGCGAGAATTAGAAACTAACGTCGCTCTGCGGGTGGAAGAAAGTGATTCTGCCGAGAAATTCCTGGTTTCGGGACGGGGAGAACTGCATTTAGGCATTCTCATCGAAACCATGCGTCGGGAAGGCTACGAATTCCAAGTATCGCAGCCGCAGGTTATCTATCGCGAAATAAACGGTCAACCCTGCGAACCCTACGAATACCTCGTTTTAGATGTACCCGAAGAAGCGGTGGGTTCGAGTATCGAACGTCTCGGCCAACGGAAAGGGGAAATGCAGGATATGCAGACGGGCAGCAATGGCCGTACTCAATTGGAATTCGTGATTCCGGCCCGGGGTTTAATCGGTTTCCGGGGCGAATTTATCCGTCTGAGTCGCGGTGAGGGGATTATGAACCATAGTTTTCTGGAATATCGTCCTTTCTCCGGGGAATTAGCCACCCGTTACAATGGCGTGATTACTGCCTTTGAGGAGGGAGTCGCCACTTTCTACGCGCTCAAAAACGCCGAGGACCGGGGGGTATTCTTTATTACTCCGGGGACAAAAGTGTATAAAAACATGATTATCGGCGAAAGTAACCGGCCCCAAGACGTGGAGATCAATATCTGTAAAACTAAACAGTTAACTAACCATCGTTCTGCCACCGGGGATGAATTGGTTCAGTTACAGTCCCCCGTGGATATGAGTCTCGAACGCGCCCTCGAATACATCGGACCAGATGAGTTGGTAGAAATTACCCCGAAATCGATCCGTCTGCGTAAATTACCGGTGAAAAAGTTAGCCAAACGTTGA
- a CDS encoding DUF1997 domain-containing protein — MYQVYKSCSVPPINSLARESVEVKEDNQFLGFQTHFAGSMDMYSNQETVADYLGAHEGWFCRCAEPMKTLPFGDNGYIITIGKYGAFGYELEPKIAVVLELPVNGVYHTRSVPIPDQPFLGYLVDYQAIMKLEEMPLSSPSQEIEAIFRQQERDIPAVITQVTWELHMDVMVKFPKFVYKIPRPILQKTGDKLLTQIVRQVSPRLTYKVQEDFHSSFNLPLPPASSRLFYRLDSCEGGLLA; from the coding sequence ATTTACCAGGTTTATAAGTCATGCAGTGTCCCCCCCATTAACTCCCTAGCTCGCGAATCTGTAGAAGTCAAAGAAGACAATCAATTTCTCGGTTTTCAAACCCATTTTGCCGGATCTATGGATATGTATAGCAATCAGGAGACGGTTGCCGATTATCTGGGCGCTCACGAAGGTTGGTTTTGTCGTTGTGCCGAACCGATGAAAACGCTGCCCTTCGGTGACAATGGTTATATTATCACCATCGGTAAATATGGTGCTTTTGGCTATGAACTGGAGCCGAAAATCGCTGTGGTTCTGGAGCTGCCCGTCAATGGAGTCTATCATACTCGTAGTGTTCCCATTCCCGATCAACCGTTTTTGGGCTATCTAGTGGATTATCAGGCAATTATGAAACTAGAGGAAATGCCGCTATCTTCTCCTAGTCAGGAAATTGAGGCAATTTTTCGGCAACAGGAGCGGGATATTCCGGCGGTTATCACCCAAGTCACCTGGGAACTGCATATGGATGTGATGGTTAAGTTCCCCAAATTTGTTTATAAGATTCCCCGTCCCATTCTCCAAAAAACCGGTGATAAACTGTTGACGCAAATTGTTCGTCAAGTTTCCCCCCGCTTAACCTACAAAGTTCAAGAGGATTTTCACTCTAGCTTTAATTTACCCCTACCCCCTGCCTCCAGTCGTCTTTTCTATCGTCTCGACTCCTGCGAGGGTGGGTTGCTTGCCTAG
- a CDS encoding SDR family oxidoreductase — protein MKAFVAGATGETGRRIVAQLVERQIPVRALVRNPEKAAEILPAGVEIVVGDVQQADKLEALIADCSVLLCATGARPSFNPTEPLLVDYLGTKNLIDAAKKKGIEHFVLVTSLCVSNFFHPLNLFWLILFWKKQAEAYLINSGLTYTIVRPGGLKNEDNLNAIKMSSADTLSEGNIPRTKVASVCVESLFYPAANNKILEIIAPSDAPNLDWTQLFQSVG, from the coding sequence ATGAAAGCATTTGTAGCAGGAGCCACAGGGGAAACGGGACGGCGAATTGTTGCCCAATTAGTCGAACGTCAGATTCCCGTACGCGCTTTGGTGAGAAACCCAGAGAAAGCGGCAGAAATTTTGCCCGCAGGGGTGGAAATCGTCGTCGGAGATGTCCAACAGGCCGATAAGTTAGAGGCACTAATCGCTGATTGTAGCGTTTTACTATGCGCCACGGGAGCCAGACCGAGTTTTAATCCCACGGAACCTTTGTTAGTAGATTACTTGGGAACTAAAAATCTCATCGATGCCGCCAAAAAGAAAGGAATCGAGCATTTTGTTCTCGTTACTTCCCTCTGTGTATCGAACTTTTTCCATCCCCTCAATCTATTTTGGTTAATTTTATTCTGGAAAAAACAAGCGGAAGCCTATTTAATCAATAGTGGCTTAACCTATACGATTGTGCGCCCCGGCGGCCTTAAAAATGAGGATAATCTTAATGCAATTAAAATGTCATCCGCAGATACCCTTTCTGAGGGCAATATTCCCCGCACGAAAGTGGCTTCCGTTTGCGTAGAATCCCTATTTTATCCCGCCGCTAACAATAAAATTCTCGAAATTATTGCTCCCTCAGATGCTCCCAATCTCGATTGGACACAATTGTTTCAAAGTGTCGGCTAA
- a CDS encoding Uma2 family endonuclease has translation MVVTVNNSLTLREFLQLPETKPSQEFIDGQIIPKPMPQGKHSTIQGDLVPAINASLKPQQIARAYPELRCTFGSRSLVPDVSVFLWENIPRDAQGKVLNTFAIAPDWLIEILSPDQNQTKVVKNILYCLDHGTQMGWLIDPEEEIIFVYFSDRTIAIFESENALLPVPAFATNFQITLGQLFDWLRG, from the coding sequence ATGGTTGTAACTGTTAATAATTCCCTGACACTAAGGGAATTTCTGCAATTACCAGAAACTAAACCCTCCCAGGAATTTATTGATGGTCAAATTATTCCTAAACCGATGCCCCAAGGTAAACATAGCACTATTCAAGGTGATTTAGTTCCGGCTATTAACGCTAGTCTAAAACCCCAACAAATTGCCCGTGCCTATCCTGAATTGCGTTGTACTTTTGGCAGTCGTTCTCTAGTTCCTGATGTTTCAGTTTTTCTCTGGGAAAATATTCCCCGCGATGCACAGGGAAAAGTATTAAATACTTTTGCGATCGCTCCTGACTGGCTGATTGAAATTCTCTCTCCTGACCAAAATCAGACTAAAGTTGTTAAAAATATCCTTTATTGTCTAGATCACGGCACTCAAATGGGTTGGTTAATCGACCCTGAAGAAGAAATTATCTTTGTTTATTTTAGTGATCGAACTATCGCTATTTTTGAATCAGAAAATGCTCTTTTACCCGTCCCCGCTTTTGCGACGAATTTTCAAATCACCCTCGGTCAATTATTTGACTGGTTAAGAGGTTAA
- a CDS encoding ATP-binding protein, whose protein sequence is MIVNFIAISPSREDQKQLYKNVRHIAGTGLGLVVVQKCVELHGDSIEIASIPGNGTTVTILLPKVT, encoded by the coding sequence ATGATCGTTAATTTTATCGCAATTTCTCCAAGCAGAGAAGATCAAAAACAGTTATATAAAAATGTCCGTCATATCGCCGGGACAGGGTTGGGTTTGGTGGTAGTACAAAAATGCGTGGAACTACACGGAGACTCGATCGAAATTGCTAGTATTCCAGGTAATGGAACCACTGTCACGATTTTATTACCGAAAGTGACCTGA
- a CDS encoding L,D-transpeptidase, with amino-acid sequence MTLTPTALTNKLGNPLYQLSLYGNGQLIAAYMTVAGRAHTQNYNRHQAGTEAPLPDGKYRVAREPVLGTIPEAGDRFLPIQPLFRTRRSALGIHYDPSFEKPNGEDGTSGCIALTNRADLDQVLNYVRTYRPQYLEVNIQ; translated from the coding sequence ATGACACTAACCCCCACAGCATTGACCAATAAGCTAGGCAATCCACTTTACCAACTCAGCCTTTACGGTAACGGGCAGTTAATCGCCGCTTACATGACCGTCGCGGGACGAGCGCATACTCAAAATTATAATCGCCATCAAGCTGGGACAGAAGCGCCCTTGCCGGACGGGAAATATCGGGTAGCCAGAGAGCCTGTTCTGGGAACAATTCCAGAAGCAGGAGATCGTTTCCTCCCCATACAGCCTTTGTTTCGGACTCGTCGTTCAGCTTTGGGCATTCACTACGATCCGTCCTTTGAAAAACCCAATGGCGAAGACGGGACATCAGGGTGTATCGCCCTGACCAACCGAGCGGATCTCGACCAGGTGTTGAATTACGTTCGTACTTATCGACCTCAATATCTCGAAGTTAATATTCAGTAA
- a CDS encoding pentapeptide repeat-containing protein — protein MIVAAIALMSGEFGSDQPWIKWVLSGAFSILLVIIISNWISNFKWSGFQKKSFWDWLQLLIVPLMLAFAAFYLNYVSETRDKQIAEDRKQQELLKDYFSKMQTLILAEKTLPKSNNKPTGSPSLDQDKSLLSQASQDIARALTLAVLDELDGPRKGKVITYLAESNLINKPKPEIKLDRANLQDIVLQDVDMGGVKINKADMTRANLTDVSLINADLTLSIFSSATLQKVNFSGATLDKSNFYNTKLKNITISTSSKFQNVCYSEGTKFENTEDDKNQITWLKLTDFQNPNTNSRITKTDRWCKPTEQNLGQSK, from the coding sequence TTGATAGTCGCTGCCATTGCTTTGATGAGCGGTGAATTTGGAAGTGATCAACCCTGGATAAAATGGGTGCTTTCAGGGGCGTTTAGTATATTGCTTGTAATCATCATATCAAACTGGATATCAAATTTTAAATGGTCTGGCTTCCAGAAGAAAAGTTTCTGGGATTGGTTACAATTATTGATTGTCCCTTTGATGTTAGCTTTTGCTGCTTTCTATTTAAATTATGTTTCTGAAACTAGAGACAAGCAAATAGCTGAAGATCGAAAACAACAAGAACTTTTAAAAGATTATTTCTCCAAGATGCAAACTTTAATTCTCGCAGAAAAAACGTTGCCAAAATCTAATAATAAGCCAACCGGCTCTCCATCGCTGGATCAAGATAAATCTCTATTGTCACAAGCCTCTCAAGATATTGCCCGAGCTTTAACACTAGCTGTTTTAGATGAATTAGATGGCCCAAGAAAAGGGAAAGTTATCACTTATCTGGCTGAATCAAACTTGATAAACAAACCCAAGCCAGAAATTAAATTAGATCGCGCTAATTTACAAGATATAGTATTACAAGATGTCGATATGGGTGGAGTAAAAATTAACAAAGCCGATATGACAAGAGCTAATCTGACTGATGTAAGCTTAATAAATGCAGACTTGACATTATCCATTTTTAGTTCTGCTACTCTGCAAAAGGTAAATTTTTCAGGTGCTACTTTGGATAAGTCAAATTTCTACAATACTAAGCTTAAAAATATAACAATTAGTACATCATCAAAATTCCAGAATGTTTGTTACAGTGAGGGAACTAAATTTGAAAATACAGAAGATGATAAAAATCAAATCACTTGGTTGAAATTAACCGATTTTCAAAACCCTAACACTAATTCTAGGATCACCAAAACCGATAGATGGTGCAAACCAACTGAGCAAAATCTAGGCCAATCTAAATAA
- a CDS encoding sensor histidine kinase: MNWLKQGKWIAGGFGLTVLLMGTISLVSYRNTLALRQRAAEVEVTYEIIDNLSNLYANMAVAESGRRGYIKTGSPSELGRHRRAIALMQSNWQLLAKQLENGTDFEREMVAQIGDLMYRRIVLFNQSIATYKSDQSDDISQDAITVKSVEFRDKFQNLLTYLQASQKRNLRISIASSRDSIRENSLLGLLGTFTSFGIICGVYFLVFWQEKRRQKSEKIHQLLLQEKELSDLKIQLFSMISHEFRTPLTVIFSASQLLENGLKDADQSSRKNLYRIQSSVKLMNQFLTDILILTRAESGNLSCQLEPLDIEAFCLNLVEDFQFINKNNTPIKFVSEGLMIRPYLDEKLLYSILSNLLLNAIKYSPTGAGISLILGKDSDRIVFQVRDHGIGIAEEDRGKIYEPFYRGQNVENIIGTGLGLAVVKKCVELHGGEIALDSQVGEGTSFTVKLPISP, encoded by the coding sequence ATGAATTGGCTCAAACAAGGAAAATGGATCGCGGGAGGTTTCGGGCTAACTGTCTTATTGATGGGAACTATTAGCCTAGTTTCCTATCGCAATACCCTCGCCCTGCGTCAGCGCGCTGCCGAGGTGGAAGTTACCTACGAGATCATCGATAATCTCAGTAATCTTTACGCTAACATGGCCGTGGCCGAATCGGGAAGAAGGGGTTATATTAAAACTGGCAGCCCCAGTGAATTAGGTCGTCATCGTCGAGCGATCGCTTTGATGCAATCTAACTGGCAACTCCTGGCCAAACAATTAGAAAACGGCACGGATTTCGAGCGGGAAATGGTGGCTCAGATCGGGGATTTAATGTATCGGCGAATTGTTCTATTTAATCAATCGATCGCCACCTATAAATCCGATCAATCCGATGATATTTCCCAAGATGCAATCACGGTTAAAAGTGTCGAGTTTCGGGATAAGTTTCAAAATCTTCTTACCTATTTACAAGCTAGTCAGAAAAGGAATTTAAGAATTAGCATCGCTAGTTCTAGGGATAGTATTCGCGAAAATTCTCTGTTGGGTTTACTGGGAACTTTTACTAGCTTTGGAATTATTTGCGGAGTTTATTTTTTAGTTTTTTGGCAAGAGAAACGGCGACAAAAAAGTGAGAAAATCCACCAGTTATTACTACAGGAAAAAGAACTTTCCGATCTAAAAATTCAGCTTTTTTCCATGATATCTCATGAGTTTAGAACCCCTTTAACCGTGATTTTTTCTGCCTCGCAGTTATTAGAAAATGGCTTAAAAGATGCCGATCAGTCTAGCAGAAAAAACCTATATAGAATCCAGTCTTCTGTCAAGCTAATGAATCAATTCTTAACAGATATTTTGATTTTAACTAGGGCAGAATCTGGGAATCTCAGTTGTCAACTAGAGCCGCTCGATATTGAAGCTTTTTGTTTAAATTTAGTCGAGGACTTTCAATTTATCAATAAAAATAATACACCGATTAAATTTGTCAGCGAGGGATTGATGATTCGTCCCTATCTAGATGAGAAACTGCTCTACTCGATTTTAAGTAATTTACTCTTAAATGCGATTAAATATTCCCCCACAGGAGCAGGGATTAGTTTGATTTTGGGGAAAGATAGCGATCGCATTGTTTTTCAAGTCCGGGATCACGGGATCGGCATTGCCGAGGAAGATAGAGGTAAGATCTATGAACCCTTTTATCGGGGTCAGAATGTGGAAAATATTATCGGTACGGGATTGGGGTTAGCAGTGGTTAAAAAATGCGTCGAACTCCACGGTGGCGAAATCGCCCTAGATAGCCAAGTGGGTGAGGGAACAAGCTTTACCGTCAAACTGCCCATTTCACCCTAG